One part of the Sarcophilus harrisii chromosome 5, mSarHar1.11, whole genome shotgun sequence genome encodes these proteins:
- the CDK5 gene encoding cyclin-dependent-like kinase 5 translates to MGDAVRQATARKRAFTSRGVSTSGGPGAGDRHQNRFKAKNREPTRGRNGLDVLQVKEMICFEFCDQDLKKYFDSCNGDLDPEIVKSFLFQLLKGLGFCHSRNVLHRDLKPQNLLINRNGELKLADFGLARAFGIPVRCYSAEVVTLWYRPPDVLFGAKLYSTSIDMWSAGCIFAELANAGRPLFPGNDVDDQLKRIFRLLGTPTEEQWPAMTKLPDYKPYPMYPATTSLVNVVPKLNATGRDLLQNLLKCNPVQRISAEEALQHPYFSDFCPP, encoded by the exons ATGGGAGACGCGGTGCGGCAGGCGACGGCCCGGAAAAGGGCTTTTACTAGTCGAGGTGTCTCCACCTCCGGTGGTCCTGGAGCGGGAGACAG gcACCAGAACCGTTTCAAGGCCAAGAACCGAGAACCCACGAGAGGGCGAAACG GTTTAGATGTTTTGCAAGTGaaagaaatgatttgttttgaGTTCTGTGACCAA gatttgaagaaatattttgacAGTTGCAATGGAGACCTGGACCCCGAGATTGTGAAG TCATTCCTTTTTCAACTGCTTAAAGGCCTTGGATTCTGCCACAGCCGTAATGTTCTGCACCGAGACCTGAAGCCCCAGAACCTTCTAATTAACCGG AATGGGGAGCTCAAGCTGGCTGATTTTGGCTTGGCGCGAGCCTTTGGGATCCCTGTTCGATGTTACTCTGCAGAG GTGGTCACTTTGTGGTACCGTCCACCAGATGTCCTGTTCGGGGCCAAACTATACTCCACATCCATTGACATGTGGTCAGCTGGATGCATCTTTGCAG AACTGGCCAATGCCGGGCGGCCTCTCTTCCCTGGGAATGATGTAGATGATCAACTGAAAAGAATCTTTCG GCTGCTGGGGACTCCAACTGAAGAGCAGTGGCCTGCCATGACCAAGCTTCCAGACTACAAG CCTTACCCCATGTATCCAGCAACGACATCACTTGTCAATGTTGTCCCCAAGCTCAACGCCACAGGGAGGGACCTATTGCAG aacCTGCTCAAGTGTAACCCAGTTCAGCGCATCTCAGCGGAAGAAGCTTTGCAGCATCCCTACTTCTCCGACTTCTGCCCTCCCTAG
- the ASIC3 gene encoding acid-sensing ion channel 3 has protein sequence MKPLPAPQEEDREARQPTSDICVFASSCTLHGLSHVFGAGGLTLRRGLWAGAMLLSLTAFLYQVAERIEYYGQFHHVTVLDEHESHHLVFPAVTLCNINPLRRSRITPNDLHWAGPALLGLESGEHAAYLKELGQPPAPQGFMPSATYDLAELFARAGHTMDDMLLDCRYRGRPCGPSNFTRIFTRMGQCFIFNSGFDGAELLSTPKGGSGNGLELMMTVQQDEYLPVWKDTEQTPFEAGIRVQIHSQDEPPTIDQLGFGVAPGYQTFVSCQKQQLFFLPQPWGNCSSVLLDPDFDMGPPDVSPSNPNPSPWLTYSLSGCRQICETRFLSRKCGCRMMYMPGSAPICSPQQYKDCARPSLDSMMRKDTACLCPSPCASTRFEKELSMVRIPSRASASFLAQKYNRSKQYIADNVLVLDIFFEALNYETVEQKKAYEVADLLGDIGGQMGLFIGASLLTILEILDFLFEVFQDRVLGYFHNRRRSQKAPRNSLLQQGIDIHRSPGPHLTAKPRSSTPPCGVTRTVSTSHRTCYLVTRL, from the exons GGGGCCGGAGGCCTGACGCTGCGCAGGGGGCTGTGGGCGGGGGCCATGCTGCTCTCCCTGACCGCCTTCCTCTACCAGGTGGCAGAGCGGATTGAGTACTATGGACAGTTCCACCACGTGACGGTGCTGGACGAGCACGAGAGCCACCACCTCGTCTTCCCAGCTGTCACCCTGTGCAACATCAACCCACTCCGGCGGTCCCGGATCACACCCAACGACCTGCACTGGGCCGGACCCGCCCTCCTGGGCCTCGAGTCTGGAGAGCACGCTGCCTATCTGAAAGAGCTGGGCCAGCCCCCGGCACCCCAGGGCTTCATGCCCAGTGCCACTTACGACCTGGCCGAACTCTTCGCCAGGGCCGGCCACACCATGGACGACATGTTGCTGGACTGTCGCTACCGAGGACGGCCTTGTGGCCCAAGCAACTTCACCAGG aTCTTCACCAGAATGGGTCAGTGTTTCATCTTTAACTCAGGATTTGACGGAGCTGAGCTCCTCAGTACTCCCAAAGGAGGTTCTGGAAATGGACTGGAGTTAATGATGACAGTGCAGCAGGATGAATACCTGCCAGTGTGGAAGGACACAG AACAAACTCCATTTGAAGCAGGAATTCGGGTGCAGATTCATAGTCAAGATGAGCCACCCACGATTGATCAGCTCGGTTTTGGGGTTGCCCCAGGCTACCAGACCTTTGTGTCCTGCCAAAAGCAGCAA CTGTTCTTCCTGCCACAGCCCTGGGGGAACTGTAGCTCTGTGCTCCTAGACCCTGACTTTGACATGGGTCCTCCTGATGTCAGCCCCTCCAACCCCAACCCAAGCCCCTGGTTAACCTACAGCCTCTCGGGCTGCCGCCAGATCTGTGAGACTCGCTTCTTGTCTCGGAAGTGCGGCTGCCGGATGATGTACATGCCCG GCAGCGCCCCCATTTGCAGCCCCCAACAGTACAAGGACTGTGCCAGACCTTCCCTGG ACAGCATGATGAGGAAGGACACGGCCTGCCTCTGCCCCAGCCCCTGCGCCAGCACGCGCTTCGAAAAGGAGCTCTCCATGGTGCGGATCCCCAGCCGCGCGTCCGCCAGCTTCCTGGCCCAGAAATACAACCGCAGCAAGCAGTACATAGC GGATAACGTTCTGGTGCTAGACATCTTCTTTGAGGCGCTTAATTATGAGACGGTGGAGCAGAAGAAAGCCTATGAAGTGGCCGATCTGTTGG GTGACATTGGAGGCCAGATGGGGCTCTTCATTGGTGCCAGCCTGCTGACCATTCTGGAGATCTTGGACTTTCTCTTTGAG gTTTTCCAAGATAGGGTTCTTGGTTACTTCCACAATAGGAGGAGGTCACAGAAGGCACCCAGGAACAGCCTG CTCCAACAAGGGATTGACATCCACCGAAGTCCGGGACCCCACCTCACTGCTAAACCCAG gTCTTCCACTCCCCCCTGTGGGGTCACCAGGACTGTTTCCACTTCTCACCGGACCTGCTACCTGGTCACTCGCCTCTAG